From the Alphaproteobacteria bacterium genome, the window CGATTCGGATGCCCCGTTGGCGCGAGATTTGAGGATTATCGTCCGCGAGCGCCTTCAGGCCGGTGACAGCGATGGCGATGTCATTGGCTTCGTCACCGACCGCTACGGGGACTTCGTGCTGTTGCGGCCGCCGGTCAAGCCGACGACCTATTTGCTGTGGTTCGGTCCTCTGGCGCTGCTGCTGTGCGGCATCGTGTTGATCGCGGCCATGGCACGGAAACGCCGCCTGGGTGCGGCCGCTACGGCATCGCTATCGGAGGCGGAACGGCAGCGTCTCGCGGCGCTGCTCGACGACGACGAAAAGGGTGGACGGGCCGGGCCGTGACTCTGTGGCTGATTCTCGCCGGGATGACCGCGCTGGCTTTGGCCTTCGTGCTGCCGCCTCTGGTCCGTCGCGGCTCTATCGATACCGATCGCCTCGACCATGAGGTCGAGATCTATCGCGACCAGCTCAAGGAGATCGATCGCGATCGCGATCTCGGCGTGATCAGCGAGGCCGAAGCG encodes:
- a CDS encoding cytochrome c-type biogenesis protein CcmH; this encodes MLIRVLPFLAALGIVATAWAVQPGEILDDPVLETRARDISKNLRCLVCQNQSIDDSDAPLARDLRIIVRERLQAGDSDGDVIGFVTDRYGDFVLLRPPVKPTTYLLWFGPLALLLCGIVLIAAMARKRRLGAAATASLSEAERQRLAALLDDDEKGGRAGP